The following are encoded in a window of Esox lucius isolate fEsoLuc1 chromosome 14, fEsoLuc1.pri, whole genome shotgun sequence genomic DNA:
- the car15 gene encoding LOW QUALITY PROTEIN: carbonic anhydrase 15 (The sequence of the model RefSeq protein was modified relative to this genomic sequence to represent the inferred CDS: inserted 2 bases in 2 codons) codes for MIWATVTVLLMLVQCSHNEDFCYDEGHCDPYAWGDMFPSCHPILEEHHSPINLDHHMIRNESLEALNLDGFDSVHTGQWKLKNNGHSVCLEVGNGMSVAGGGLPGVYHTXQLHFHWGSQNSNGXEHTVDRHRYPMEGYSDMHIVNMKSSHPNLTSALEDPTGLAVLGFFIDLNYIDHEHFGQISNLLPTIAYKGQTVSVKPFPLISLLPERHLSKYYRYHGSLTTPPCSRAVLWTMYEVPIFISWSQFEQFATGIFSTKRDEKLVSHLHDNFRHIHPTFGRSIYASKDAKLLSATATNLFLPLLLILLLQMTNCWAHLWTVGLGSGLFY; via the exons ATGATTTGGGCAACAGTAACTGTTTTGCTTATGTTAGTTCAGTGTTCACACAACG AGGATTTCTGTTATGACGAAGGTCACTGTG ATCCATATGCATGGGGAGACATGTTCCCATCCTGCCACCCAATCCTTGAGGAGCATCATTCTCCAATAAACCTTGATCACCATATGATCAGAAATGAGTCATTGGAGGCTTTAAATCTGGATGGTTTTGATTCTGTTCATACAGGACAATGGAAACTGAAAAACAATGGGCATTCTG TTTGCTTGGAGGTTGGGAATGGGATGTCTGTGGCTGGTGGAGGTCTTCCAGGGGTGTACCACA GTCAGCTCCACTTTCACTGGGGAAGCCAGAACTCCAACG TCGAGCACACGGTGGACAGGCACAGATATCCTATGGAGGGTTATAGCGAT ATGCACATAGTCAACATGAAGTCGAGTCACCCCAATTTGACTTCTGCCTTGGAAGACCCGACAGGCCTAGCAGTTCTTGGATTCTTTATCGAT CTCAATTACATAGACCATGAACACTTTGGACAAATTTCAAACCTACTTCCCACCATTGCCTACAAAG GTCAGACGGTTTCAGTCAAGCCATTTCCATTGATCAGCCTTCTACCGGAGAGACACTTGTCCAAGTACTACCGTTACCACGGTAGCCTCACCACTCCTCCTTGCTCTCGGGCGGTTCTATGGACAATGTATGAAGTGCCCATCTTTATCTCATGGTCACAG ttTGAACAGTTTGCCACTGGGATTTTCTCCACAAAGCGGGACGAAAAATTGGTGTCACATCTCCATGACAATTTCCGACATATCCATCCCACTTTTGGTCGCAGCATCTACGCCTCCAAAGATGCCAAGCTACTCTCAGCAACGGCCACTAATCTCTTCTTGCCTTTACTCTTAATACTTCTGCTTCAAATGACTAACTGTTGGGCTCATCTATGGACTGTAGGTTTAGGCTCAGGGCTGTTTTATTGA